Part of the Leclercia sp. AS011 genome is shown below.
CAGCGCCCCTCGGTAGTGGGCCTGGCCGCTGTTTTCCGGGGGGGCACTCCTCCAGCGGCTTTATGGTGATGGGACTGTTCTTCGCCTTCTGGCGCGAGCGTCCTCGCCTGGCCTGGGGAATGGCGATCGCCGGTGCTGTGCTTGGGCTGGTCATGGGCTATGGCCAGGTGATGCGCGGGGCACATTTCTTCTCGCACAACCTGTGGGCAGGTTGGTGGGTGTGGTTTTCACAGGTGGTGGCTTACGGCCTGGTTTCCACCTGGTTTGCAAAAGAGTAACGAAGGTATGTTAGAAAATCTGAACTACGGACTGTTTGAACTGATTAACGCCACCCCGGCTTCCCCGGAATGGAGCATCGATCTGGCTATCTTCGTGGCGAAGGACCTGATCAGCATTGTCCCGGCGCTGATTGCGATCCTCTGGCTGTGGGGGCCGCGCAAGCAGGTGGGCGCCCAGCGTCAACTGGTGATTAAAATCGCCATGGCGCTGGTGATCAGCATGGCGGCCTCCTGGCTGCTGGGTCATCTGTTCCCCCATGACCGTCCGTTTGTCGATCACGTCGGCTATAACTTCCTGCACCACGCCGCGGATGACTCCTTCCCGAGCGATCACGGTACCGCCATTTTCACCTTTGCCCTGGCGTTCCTGCTCTGGCACCGGGTCTGGTCTGGCATGGTATTGATGCTGGTGGCCTGCGCTATCGCCTGGTCCCGCGTCTATCTTGGGGTCCACTGGCCGATGGATATGCTGGGCGGACTGATGGTCGGGCTGCTGGGTTGCCTGAGCGCGCAGATCCTGTGGAACCTGTTCGGTCAGGCCCTCTACCAACGCCTCTCGCAGCTGTACCGCTTCTGCTTCGCCCTGCCGATCCGCAAAGGCTGGATACGTGACTAATTTGGGTCTCACGAGGTAAACTTGAGCCCCCGGCGTAACGGGGGCTCATTTATCGCTCTGAGGACCTATGGAAACACGACGTGACGAACGGCTGGCTCAACTGATTAATGCGCTCAAGCGCAGCGATAAACTGCATCTGAAAGAGGCAGCCGCACTGCTCGGCGTCTCGGAAATGACCATTCGTCGCGACCTCAACAGTGAAAGCGGGCCCGTGGTGCTGCTCGGCGGCTACATTGTCCTCGAACCCCGCAGCGCCAGCCACTATCTGCTGAGCGACCAAAAAACCCGCCTGGTGGAAGAGAAGCGCAAAGCGGCGCGTCTGGCTGCCTCGCTGGTGCAGCCTCACCAGACCCTGTTTTTTGACTGCGGCACCACCACGCCGTGGATCATCGAAGCCATTGATAACGACCTGCCCTTTACCGGGGTCTGTTACTCCCTGAACACCTTTCTCGCCCTGCAGGAAAAACCCGAGTGCCGGGTGATCCTCTGCGGCGGTGAGTTCCACGCCAGCAATGCCATCTTTAAACCGCTTAACCTGCAGGACACCCTCAGCAACCTGTGTCCGGATATCGCCTTCTACTCCGCGGCAGGCGTGCAC
Proteins encoded:
- the ybjG gene encoding undecaprenyl-diphosphate phosphatase, whose product is MLENLNYGLFELINATPASPEWSIDLAIFVAKDLISIVPALIAILWLWGPRKQVGAQRQLVIKIAMALVISMAASWLLGHLFPHDRPFVDHVGYNFLHHAADDSFPSDHGTAIFTFALAFLLWHRVWSGMVLMLVACAIAWSRVYLGVHWPMDMLGGLMVGLLGCLSAQILWNLFGQALYQRLSQLYRFCFALPIRKGWIRD
- the deoR gene encoding DNA-binding transcriptional repressor DeoR, with amino-acid sequence METRRDERLAQLINALKRSDKLHLKEAAALLGVSEMTIRRDLNSESGPVVLLGGYIVLEPRSASHYLLSDQKTRLVEEKRKAARLAASLVQPHQTLFFDCGTTTPWIIEAIDNDLPFTGVCYSLNTFLALQEKPECRVILCGGEFHASNAIFKPLNLQDTLSNLCPDIAFYSAAGVHVRQGATCFNLDELPVKQWAMNMAQYHVLVVDHSKVGKVRPARMGELTRFNAIVSDCRPDEELVTYAKAQQIKLMY